In a genomic window of Novosphingobium sp. KA1:
- a CDS encoding helix-turn-helix domain-containing protein, with protein MPIEAHFEVNPEAAAFVGDRARAPRRKLMLETQGASSSGAEMPVLIHNFSESGLLLESATALAVGDTIELELPEAGQTPARVIWTSGNLYGCAFDRILPKSALSAAQLRSAVQPGIALGDQSGAGETSGNAPAAIGGESLGERLHRLRKERGFTQGELAARLGVSKPTVWAWEQGRARPIEERLEAIARELGVNIADLRPGRTVAGLPELIARCREQIAAAVETTPDKIRIMIEL; from the coding sequence ATGCCCATCGAGGCACATTTCGAAGTTAACCCCGAGGCTGCCGCATTCGTCGGCGATCGCGCCCGTGCGCCTCGTCGCAAGCTGATGCTGGAGACCCAGGGGGCCAGTTCGTCAGGGGCAGAAATGCCCGTTCTCATCCACAACTTCTCCGAAAGCGGGCTCCTGCTTGAAAGCGCCACGGCGCTGGCCGTGGGAGACACGATCGAGCTCGAACTGCCCGAAGCGGGGCAGACGCCGGCTCGGGTGATCTGGACCAGCGGCAACCTCTACGGCTGCGCGTTCGACCGGATCCTGCCGAAATCGGCACTGAGCGCGGCGCAACTGCGCAGTGCCGTGCAGCCGGGCATAGCGCTGGGCGATCAGTCCGGCGCGGGCGAGACATCCGGTAATGCGCCTGCGGCCATCGGCGGCGAAAGCCTGGGCGAGCGGTTGCATCGCCTGCGCAAGGAGCGCGGCTTCACGCAAGGCGAACTCGCGGCCCGTCTGGGTGTCAGCAAGCCCACGGTCTGGGCCTGGGAGCAGGGCCGTGCCCGTCCGATCGAGGAGCGGCTTGAGGCCATCGCCCGCGAATTGGGCGTCAATATTGCGGATCTGCGCCCGGGACGAACCGTGGCGGGTCTGCCCGAGCTCATCGCGCGTTGCCGCGAGCAGATCGCGGCAGCGGTGGAAACCACGCCGGACAAGATCCGCATCATGATTGAACTGTGA
- a CDS encoding GGDEF domain-containing protein, with protein MEFTFRESWTLFGLLAETTSDIILKTDLQGCIVQASSGIARLGVRIDPAVTGPHLLDVVSDSARAAVAEALDAALAGAQTGNWVEFPAISPDERDTWYELQARALLDDAGVVYGALAVMRSIDEKRVLKDQLFAATYTDPLTRLTNRAAFISMLEHMIDTQMDGCLAMFSIDFFRTINMKYGQHTGDDVLRVFADLLREMLRSDDLISRIGSERFAVLLPRTSPEQAQAICSRVVATLADLRQTVGESRMAITASGSVARIGDSLDSTIERAELALFFAKAKGRNRLEMEKPRAVQMQPDAALSGSALSHRFQSL; from the coding sequence ATGGAATTCACATTCCGGGAGTCGTGGACACTTTTCGGCCTGCTGGCCGAGACGACCTCGGATATCATTCTCAAGACCGATCTGCAGGGCTGCATCGTGCAGGCCTCGTCCGGTATTGCGCGGCTCGGGGTGCGTATCGATCCGGCCGTCACCGGCCCGCACTTGCTGGATGTCGTCTCGGATTCTGCGCGCGCCGCAGTGGCCGAGGCGCTCGACGCGGCACTCGCCGGTGCGCAGACCGGCAACTGGGTCGAATTTCCCGCGATCAGCCCTGACGAGCGCGATACCTGGTACGAATTGCAGGCGCGGGCGCTGCTCGATGATGCAGGCGTGGTCTATGGCGCCTTGGCGGTAATGCGCAGCATCGACGAGAAGCGTGTGCTGAAGGACCAGCTGTTCGCCGCGACCTACACGGATCCGCTGACCCGGCTGACCAACCGGGCGGCCTTCATCTCCATGCTCGAACACATGATCGACACGCAGATGGATGGCTGCCTGGCGATGTTCTCGATCGATTTTTTCCGCACCATCAACATGAAGTACGGCCAGCACACCGGCGACGACGTGCTGCGCGTGTTTGCCGACCTGCTGCGCGAGATGCTGCGCAGCGACGACCTTATCTCGCGGATCGGTTCGGAGCGTTTCGCCGTGCTGCTGCCGCGCACCAGCCCGGAACAGGCGCAGGCGATCTGCAGCCGTGTGGTGGCGACGCTGGCGGACTTGCGGCAGACCGTAGGCGAAAGTCGCATGGCGATCACCGCCAGCGGCAGTGTCGCGCGGATCGGCGACAGTCTCGACAGCACGATCGAGCGCGCGGAACTCGCGCTGTTCTTCGCCAAGGCGAAAGGGCGCAACCGGCTTGAGATGGAAAAGCCGCGTGCGGTGCAGATGCAGCCGGACGCGGCTCTTTCCGGATCAGCCCTGTCCCATCGCTTCCAGAGCCTGTGA